In Chitinophaga oryzae, the sequence CGGGTAGTTCCAGGTATCCCACTGCCTGGTTTGCCGCTGCTGATCGAAAGACCAGTAGTTCTCCAGGTTCCACAGGATAGCGGTGGAGCGTTTTGCCAGTTTTCCGGGCAAGGGCGCTTTGATGTCCGCCTCTTTTCGCAGCGCGTTCATCTCCTTCATGAACTGCATGTAATCGTAACCGCCGGGTGATGGTGTGACGCCGTCAGTTTCCATAATACCGGAATGATACTGTTCCGCGCCGTAGTTGATCTGGCGGAAACGATAAGAGCAGGCCAGCCGGCCGCCGGCCGCAAAAATGTGGTACAGCCACATGCGCACGGTGCCAGGCAAAGGCAAAGGCGTAAAGTTGCCCCAGTTCACCGTTCCCGGCTGTATCTCCATGGCGCCGGTGACGCCGCCGGTGGATTTGTAGTATTCGGCAGCGAAGAGGATCACATTGCTGTTGCCCAGCCTGAATCCCTGTTGACCGATGTTATGCGTGCCACCGTTCGGATAAGCGGTGTAGGTAGCGAAGTCGAGCTGCGTTGTGCGCCGCGGGTCTGCTCCCGGAGATACTGCTGTATAGTTGGTGGTAATGAACTGATGCTTTGAAATGTTGGCACGCAGTGTACGCGACTGAAAATCGAGATACTCCGCCTGTATGTCTGCCATATAACGTTTGAAATCGAGCACCGCATGCGGATTGCTGCCCCACCAGCCGACGAGGTCCACGTTCGGAATGAGGACCTGTTCAAAACTGTTGTACCACTGGCTCCAGAAAGCGTTGCCCCACACGGCATTCAGCGTATCAATGGAATGGTATTTATTTTTCAGCCATTGCCGGAAGGCTTCCTGTGAAGCGGGACTGAAATCAGGTTTGGCATCCGGCTCATTGTCCAGCTGCCATCCGATCACGTTTTCATGTTTACCGTAGCGTTGCGCCATTTTAGTAACGATGGTTTCCACGAGCCGGCGGTATACCGGGCTCGCCACAGATCCCAGGCCGCGGGTGCCATGCTCCCCGCGGATATACCGGCTGTTCATCTGGAATGTTTCAGGGTACTGAGAGCGTATCCATGCCGGCGGCGTGGCGGAGGGCGTGCACAGCACCACTTTCAGGTGATACTTTGTACAGAGGTCCATCACCGTATCCAGCCAGGTGAAGTCATACTTGCCCTCTTCCGGCTCCATCCTGCTCCACGCAAATTCCGCGAGGTGCACAAATTCAAATCCCATCTCCGACATTCTTTTGATATCGCGTTCCCAGAGATGCGGGTCCCAGTGTTCGGGATAGTAATAAATACCTGTCGTGATCAGGTGTTTGGCCGGAAAAAACGGATGGTCCTGCCGGGAAAATGCCTGTGATACCGTGAGTACCACCAATAGCCATAACAACAAAATACACTTCTTCATGTACCTGATTTTATAATTGAACATCTATTTGATTTTGACGACCCGGATATTGTCGATGGCAGCATAGAACCCGGTAGCCGTGGGCCCTGCCGAAAAGTTAGCCGTCTGGATATTGACGGGGCCGGCGCCGGTATTGGTCAGTAATGCGGTCAGGTCGGCAGCGCTGACGCCTTTACCGTCATTGGAACGGAAACTGCTGAAAGGAATGGTGACCGTCCGCCAGCCTTTGGTGACATAGCTGGCGGTAGTACCGCTGGCGTTAAGCCAGGGCTCGTAGCGGGCGAGAAAGTCCCTGCTGTAGTTTCTGATCACATAAACGGTCGTACCGTTCCATGCGGAGGGCACGTTGATTTCAAATTTCAGCGCGTACTGGTCGAGGGCCACTGTCAGACTGTCTTTAGGTACCCATTGCACTTCTTTCGTGTTGATACTGCGCTGATTGCCCCACCAGGTACCGTCGCCACCGGCGAGCACACCGTTTTTCAGCACGGCATAGGTACCCCTGCCGCCGGGGAAATCGGCACCGTTACTTTCCAGGGTGGCGCCCCAGTCGAAAGGATTGATGTTATCAAAGTTGCAAAGCATGCCGGTGGTGAGATCGTTGACATTGTATTTAGTGGAATCCGCGCCGGACTTTGTCACTACTTTCACCTGGCCGCTGTGGCTCAGCTGCGGCAGTACGAAGCCGACCGATGTTCCGTCTCCCGCGGCGGCGAAGTTTTTTATCGCTGCGCCGGCGAAGGTCACCTGCTCCGTAAAGAAGAAGTTAGTTCCGTATACATACACAGAATCGCCCGCATGGGCGTTTTCATTGGATACCCCGGTGATGACCGGCGGCGGCGCCACAATATTGAAAGAAAAGGTGGCCGTGCCCTGCGGCGTCACGTACCGGATAACATTCAGGTTTTCGGCAGATACCGCCGGAAAGGGTATCACCGCCGGCACCTGCACCACAGCGCTGGTATCGGAAAACATCACGCTTTTAATGCTGGCAGCGACGCCGTTGAACGTCACTTCCAGCGCGCCCTGCAGCCGATGGCCGGACAGCACCACCCATTGCCCGGGCAACACTGCTGTGAGCAGGGTATCATCAGGTGAAGCCGCATAGTTTCTGACATGTGTGATAACAGGTCCGTTTCCGCCCCGTTCTTTTTTGCAGGCGGTCGCCACCAGCACCATCATTCCGGCGAGCCACCATAACAAGCTTCTGCTACCTGCGTTTGAGATCAGTATATTCACTGGAGTAAATTTTAATGTTTAGTAATAGGCTACCGGAGGTTCCAGCAACTTAGGATTAGCGGTCACTTCGGAGGAAGGAATGGGGAAGAAAAAGCTGCGGGCCGTGGCAGGCGTGATCACTCCATAAGGATCGGCCGGCGTCACCACTCCATCGGCGTAGGTAAACGTCACTCTTGACTCGCCGTTCAATTTGCCGACAGCTTTTGAAGGATTATAATAAGACAGGCGCACCAGGTCTGTCCAGTACTGCCCTTCTGCGGCCAGTTCTATCCTGCGCTCCATCAGTACGCTGTCAGCGTCTATCCGGGGCGCTGGATGCATGCCCGCCCGCTCGCGTACCTTATTGAAATACAACAGTGCGTCCGCGTCGCTGGTAGACGCATTGTTGCCGAGTAACGCTTCCGCATATACGAGATATACATCTGCCAGCCTTAACAGGGCATTGTGCTCCGTGGAGGACGACAATGTCATGGTGGGCGCATTATTGTCCTTGTTGGTGCCGATGATGTGTTTTTTTAATCCGCAGTCACCGGTGAACTGGTATCCGCCGCCGGCTGCATTCAGTTCGGGATAATAATCTCCTTTCAGCATGAAAGTAGCCTTCCGCCTGACGGAGTCTTTTGAGGTATAGCCTTTGAACAGGTCTACCGTAGGACGGATATTAAACCATCCCGGCTGACCGTTGGCAGATATTTCCGCGCCGCCCGGGGAGTAGATCTGCAGCATATTCCCTTCCAGCCAGGCGCCGCCCGGCGCCCACTGCAGCGCGAACAACGATTCAGGGTTGTCGTTGAACTGTGTTTTAAACAGGTCCGCATAGTTGCGCAGCAGGGACAAGCCACTGTTCTTACAGACATTACCTGCGTACTTCCGCGCGCTGTCGAGGAGCGCCTGATCGCGCGTACCGGAGTGGTTAAGTCCTGCCACGGTCAGGTACACCTTGCCCAGCATGCCCTGTGCCGACCAGGTGGTCACCCTGCCCGCCACATCGGCAGCCGGAAGGTGCTGCGCGGCAAAAGTCAGGTCGTTGATCACAAAGCGGTACACGTCTTCTGTTTTGATACGGTTCACCAGCGGGGAGATCACCAGCTGGCTATTGTCTTCTATCACCGGTACCGCTCCCCAGTGCACCGCCAGGTTGTAATAGGCAAAGCCGCGTATAAAGCGGGCTTCGGCGACCGCAGCGTTTTTGTTGGCAGCGGAAATACTGTCCGGCGCTTTCTGTTTGATGGCGTTAATGGTGACATTGCAGTGCGCGATGATGTTGTACATCGACTTCCAGTTGGAAACCATGATCGCATTCAGCCCGGTGACGGAGAACGTGTTCAGCTGTACGGCATCTCCCCAGTAGCCTACCGCCAGGTTGCCACTCAGCACATCGCCTACGGGCAGGTAACAACTGTAGTTCCAGTCGCCCCAGGGCGACCCCGCATACAATGCAGCTGTGGCCAGCCGCAGGTCGCTGGTGGATTGGTAAAAATTATCCGCGCTGATCTGTGACAACGGCGGACGGTCCAGGAAACTCTTTGAACATCCCGCCAGCACGATCACCACTATGTGACAAAACAATATTTTTATGATGGACTTCATAATCTTCTCGTATTAAAATGAATGACTTTATTTGGTCAGTTTCACGTTGGCGCCCACAGTAAACACCCGCGGCTGCGGATAAAAACCGTTGTCGATACCGGCGCTGAGCGGGTCCCATGAGCCTATTTCAGGGTCGAGGCCCGAATAGTTCGTGATCAGGAAAGCATTGGAAACGTTGACATACAGCCGCAGGTAGTGGGTGCGGATTTTGCTGAGCAGCTTATCCGGGAAAGTATACCCAAATGAAATATTCTTACACCGCAGGAAGGTGCCGCTTTCCACGAACTTGTCGGAATTGCGGTTATTGTCGTTGGTGTTGTCATTTCTCAGTCCTACGATCCTGGTATCCGGATTTTTTACATAAACGTTTTTGATATCCGTCGGCGATCCTGCCGGGTCTATCATCGACACCTGCGCGTAGTTCATGAGCGAACGGAGATAACCGAAGCTGGTACCGGGATAATCGCCGTTTATCCGCAGCTGGTTAAATACCTTGCTGCCAATATTGGCGTTGAAGAAAATATTAAGATCAAAATTTTTGTACGAGAAAGTATTATTGAGGCCGATCTGGTATTTGGGAATGGGTGAACCGAG encodes:
- a CDS encoding beta-galactosidase; this encodes MKKCILLLWLLVVLTVSQAFSRQDHPFFPAKHLITTGIYYYPEHWDPHLWERDIKRMSEMGFEFVHLAEFAWSRMEPEEGKYDFTWLDTVMDLCTKYHLKVVLCTPSATPPAWIRSQYPETFQMNSRYIRGEHGTRGLGSVASPVYRRLVETIVTKMAQRYGKHENVIGWQLDNEPDAKPDFSPASQEAFRQWLKNKYHSIDTLNAVWGNAFWSQWYNSFEQVLIPNVDLVGWWGSNPHAVLDFKRYMADIQAEYLDFQSRTLRANISKHQFITTNYTAVSPGADPRRTTQLDFATYTAYPNGGTHNIGQQGFRLGNSNVILFAAEYYKSTGGVTGAMEIQPGTVNWGNFTPLPLPGTVRMWLYHIFAAGGRLACSYRFRQINYGAEQYHSGIMETDGVTPSPGGYDYMQFMKEMNALRKEADIKAPLPGKLAKRSTAILWNLENYWSFDQQRQTRQWDTWNYPIKFLQIAKSFGAQADVVPETADLSAYNFVIIPAYELVDSSLIKKWEAYAANGGHLILTCRTATKNRTGYLWEKGWAAPLFSLIGARISAFDMLPDQYYGDVQTKTGHYRWNNWGDLLQPDKNTEAVAVYNDQFYKGAAAVVKRRLGKGTVTYIGVDTDDARLEKDVLRDIYTAAGATTENYPPGVLVYWRDGFYVAVNYSSDDYTMNMSGTAKVLIGEKTIKPGGVLVWKE
- a CDS encoding RagB/SusD family nutrient uptake outer membrane protein; translated protein: MKSIIKILFCHIVVIVLAGCSKSFLDRPPLSQISADNFYQSTSDLRLATAALYAGSPWGDWNYSCYLPVGDVLSGNLAVGYWGDAVQLNTFSVTGLNAIMVSNWKSMYNIIAHCNVTINAIKQKAPDSISAANKNAAVAEARFIRGFAYYNLAVHWGAVPVIEDNSQLVISPLVNRIKTEDVYRFVINDLTFAAQHLPAADVAGRVTTWSAQGMLGKVYLTVAGLNHSGTRDQALLDSARKYAGNVCKNSGLSLLRNYADLFKTQFNDNPESLFALQWAPGGAWLEGNMLQIYSPGGAEISANGQPGWFNIRPTVDLFKGYTSKDSVRRKATFMLKGDYYPELNAAGGGYQFTGDCGLKKHIIGTNKDNNAPTMTLSSSTEHNALLRLADVYLVYAEALLGNNASTSDADALLYFNKVRERAGMHPAPRIDADSVLMERRIELAAEGQYWTDLVRLSYYNPSKAVGKLNGESRVTFTYADGVVTPADPYGVITPATARSFFFPIPSSEVTANPKLLEPPVAYY
- a CDS encoding glycan-binding surface protein → MNILISNAGSRSLLWWLAGMMVLVATACKKERGGNGPVITHVRNYAASPDDTLLTAVLPGQWVVLSGHRLQGALEVTFNGVAASIKSVMFSDTSAVVQVPAVIPFPAVSAENLNVIRYVTPQGTATFSFNIVAPPPVITGVSNENAHAGDSVYVYGTNFFFTEQVTFAGAAIKNFAAAGDGTSVGFVLPQLSHSGQVKVVTKSGADSTKYNVNDLTTGMLCNFDNINPFDWGATLESNGADFPGGRGTYAVLKNGVLAGGDGTWWGNQRSINTKEVQWVPKDSLTVALDQYALKFEINVPSAWNGTTVYVIRNYSRDFLARYEPWLNASGTTASYVTKGWRTVTIPFSSFRSNDGKGVSAADLTALLTNTGAGPVNIQTANFSAGPTATGFYAAIDNIRVVKIK